In the Salvia miltiorrhiza cultivar Shanhuang (shh) chromosome 8, IMPLAD_Smil_shh, whole genome shotgun sequence genome, TGGGTTGAAACTATgtttacatataaatttcataaagacatttaaattagatcaatttcaaataaatattacagccttttactttaaaataattttattaaattctccATTTTAGTAAAAAGAAattcataaaacaaaaaatataatattaaataattttataaatttatattttaatagatcccgtcgaaattcgacgggtcaTTTACTAGTAATTCAataatttcgatgaataaatcaatgtatcTAATGAACAAGTTTTGGTCTGGATTCGAATCATGAGAGGGGGcgtgtttttatatattttttctgtaTTTTGACTGAATACACATATCATTAGTTATGTgatatattcattaaatttttagatttatttattGTTCTCCGTTCTCTACTTATTTGCAGTTCTCCACGgaacctaaccatatatatatatatatatatatatatatatatatatatatagaagatcaaatgagaatggagaatgattgcataagacCAGTATGTATGTTGCATAAAATGCTTGTAATTCGCATAAGCTGTttgtaatgactgcataacaaaattcaaataatttgataaaattttcgctctctccaagattcgaacccataTAAAAATTTTAAGCAATATTATACTGCATCTTATACAACacaacactatatactgacttatacaatcattctcatttctcatgaaAGATAGCATTCTCAGTATACTTATCTCTATATATATTCAAATGAaaacttttaaataaaatcaaaatggaAGACCATTTTCAACCATTCAATCGTAAAAATATATAgtgaatgcatcatcttgatTAATGAATgcaatatttgaattttgaatctTGGAGGgaacaaaaatttaattttttcccatttttttCAAATGCAGTAATTATGCGGTTCTCATTTTATATTGTAGTTTTTACCGTAACCAaccctatacatatataaacacACACGCACTTATACTGATAAGGTGAACAAGTAGGGAGAAATAGAagctaaaaattgaaaaatgagatACTCCCGCCAAACACAATCAATTAATCAAAATTATCCAGTGATGATCACAACAATATTTATGTATGCTATAAACTTATCTGAAGCGGCCTGCAAGAGCTCCAGACGTATCAGCAAATTATTAATCTCATAAACCATAACAAACAGTTCAAAATCTTTCCATTACATATCAAGATGAAGTATCATATCTGAGATCCTCAAATCTAGCCAGCAAGTTCATCTTGTATTCTCCGACTTCCTTGTACTCGCTGGAATCAGGGGTGGCCTTGATCACAGGTATCGCTCCAGCTTCATGTATAGCATCCACCGCTCCATCTGCAGCATCAGATAGCGAAGAGAGTGTCAGGGAATTGTTCTACTCATGCATCTGCATCGCTTATGTTTATCGTGTGGGAACAGAAACAGGATGGTAAGAGGACATTTGCGAAGCAACAATAAATAATAATGTTTCCAgttaataaataagaatgaaaagATCGACAATGTTTATCTTCTGTGAGCAGTAATTGACTGATCTGGTACAGTATATGAAGAGAAGGAAACCGATATTTGAACAGGCTAATTTGGAATTGAATTAAACCAGAGCGTTTCTGAACACATGACCCATACTAAAAGAAGCAAACAACGTTGTAAATCTGACCTGACTTTGAGATGGCAACAAGAGCTTTCAAAGCTAGCCTTCGAGTGCGGTCATCTTTAGCACCCGCTAACATATTCACAAGCCCCTGAGCTCCACCTAATTCAACtattttcattcttcttttaTCTGAAAGCAAAAAGAGAATCATAAGCATCCAAGATATCAGCAACAGCATTATTTCAGCTATCAGACAAAGATTGTAATAGAAGTCATCAGCACCCTTGATCAGAAGATTCAGAACATGCTACTCCAGAGTTACATGAGCGCTGTAAGAATGTCAAGCATTCACACATTTTTGTAGCGTCTTATTTTGGATTGTAGCTTTACTTGTTCTGCTGtaactttttcttttcctcttgTTGGTCTCCCTTCGTAAGGTTGCTAACATACCTATCTTGTTATTCTTCTACGACATGGTTGGTTAAAACCTAATATGTTGGGTAGTATGCGTCTTAAAAGCAAGTGAGCATATTTGAATCAGGATTTAAGAGGAAGAACCGCTGATTATGACATAACTATTGAAACTTAATCCTGATGAGATCTTTTAACTCACGTAACATAAGGTTCCCACTCATTTAGATAATCATGGAAGATCAACAAAAGAACAGACTAGCAAACATTTTACTCGAGGAAAGGAGAGTATAACTTGGCCTACACATGCCAGGATCAATAACATGGTATTTACTGCACCTGAAAATTTAAGTATTACCATCTATTGAAAACCGCGCTAATCTGGATGCCCCCATTCTTTTGAATAAAGGATCCTTCACTTGTAAAAGTTTAACAGACTGCTGCATcacattttctcctaaaaaagtCCAACATCATAAACATCTGAGTTTTGAATTTTGATTCAAAGGTTGAAAAGCTACATTTCAAATCACCACCCTTTTCAATAGACATACCCATGTATGGAAATAAGTGGTAGCCGATTATAGTTGCGGTTCCAGCAAAAAATAGCTTCAATAGCCATCCCATTTTTCTTTCAACATCCTCTTCCAGTGATTTCTCATCTAGTACTGTAGAAAATTAATTTGGTATCAGAATATAAATTAAAGTACCGAAATctaaattaacaaatatatgATCTTTTGTATGCCTAAAAATATGAACAGGTCTCACACTTAAATGAGAAGCTCAGAAGACCATACAAACACCTCCCACCCCAACCATCTCCCCCACCGCACCAGACCAAATATACAACACACAAATGCACACACAACACGGAATATCGAGCACATACTCATTCACTTTAGCTATCTATCCATGTTAAATGTATTTAAAACCTCGTTGAATTTATACAAGAGGAAGTGTTCAGCATTTATCCAAGTTACATTTACTTGATCCCCATTGAGAATTATAGAATGGAAGAGCTCAGCAGAACACAGTTACATCTCCTTCGTTTCATGCATAATTATTTCAACTCAAGAAACTACCTATAATAGAGCAGAAATGTTGCAACTTGCAAGTCCACTCATCTCATACAAAACGACACCATATTATTAATACGAGGCCACTGCCACCTACATGGCACAGAATTTTCATTCCTGATGCGAACTGGAATCGGAAACAAAAGCACATTTAAACAATTGAAGTCACCCAGTGAATACAATGacgggcgtttactttgcatgattgataaaatggaggattgagtatttttatcctcaatagTAGGATTATTCCAATCCCACCCTTTTGAtaggataagaatcaagcaaactagcttaaatgataaaaataatcaagggctttgggatatcccaacgTTTCAATAcaacaaagtaaacaagggattagtcttactatttttatctatcaaggctaatccttcaaagtaaacgccccctaaaTAGTTATCCATGATTCCATGAAACTAATAAAAAAGGGAACCAAAATATCCAACCACCAAAAGGTATTCAGTCACTTCCAGTATCAATGAATAAAGAGACGTCACTTCCAGTACCAAAATTATTCAATCACTTCCTTTAAATCTCAAGAAAGCAAATGCAATAAGGAGACATCACCTACCTCTTTTATAGGGTGATGAGAAATTCCGAGTCTGTATCACTGCATTCCTTCTGCATAAATGCTGCATTtcattgagcaacaatataataTGAGGGGGATAAACagataataataagaagaagataGTAACTTCGGTCTTCCAAATTCCACAAACTCTTGAGTATATTAAAATGATCCAGTACAACGAATACAAAATTGAGAAAAGAATCCAGGTCTTCCCCAATCAATAAACCAATAAACAAAGAAGAGTTGTTCCTGGCAGAAATAAAACTAAGTGGAATCAAGTATCCGCGATTAGGCAATGCAACTAAATTTACGGAGAAGAAAGTAAAAAATTATTCGAAGACGCAAAAATTCCCGAGCTTGAAGAGCATTTCGATTCATCAACTGAAAAATCCAATCCTCGATTAAGCCAAGGCAAGCGCAGAACCCTTGGACTAACAAAATGCACACACACCTAGAGGATTGTATAGTGTAATTAAGGGGTGGTACCTTCTGTCCCAAGTCTGTTTGTGTGTTTCCCTTCTGCAACAATGAAAACCCGCGCTGAGTGGATTTGCGGCAGCTGGCGATTGTTGCGGTGTAAAACGGCTTAACAAAGCGATTCATGATCGCTAGCTTCAGATGTTAATGGTGGCGAACAGCTGCACTCACCATTTCCGATTTCAACACGAATTCAAAGCTTCATGGTTCTGGATTCTTCTTCTCTTGGAAACCTCTATTTAGCATTCAATTAGAGCTCGAAAtaaggctcgagctcggcttgtTTATTATCGAATCAAGCTCCGAatgagcttttttcgagccgaatctgGAATAGCTCGCGAGTAGTTCTGTTTATTTACAGCCCTATATGTCATTATATATGgaacaactcaaaaaaaaaaaaaaagccattATTTATGGAACAAAGAGAGAGTAATTAATTAGGgctctttttttgtttttggttttttatttttcaactaGAGTTTAGATGCAAGTGCAAAATAAGATTCACTCCCATGAAAATTGTATTccagtattttttatttatttcttttatccATCAAGTGAACATCCATATTTTTCTATGATTCTCGTTCATCACATAAATACtcatttcctttcttttttttgcAAATATACCACCACATAATTAACTCGCAATAAAAAAAGAATCAGTATTCCACTGTTAGTCTCTCATACGCAATTACTTAGAGGATGTTTGGCTTTAGAGGGTGTTTAATAGAGCttataaattctttaaaataatttataagctgTTTATGAGTTTATGAAGTTATTCAAAGTGTTTtgcaaaataaatttttaaataatttataataagctccttaaaaaataagttcatctacaccaatttatttttttattatcttataaGTAAGActcatttttataaaataacttaattatgattttttattttcatcataaattattctaatttcatctctctttaacaaagattttctctctctctctagtttataatcTCAATTATCTAAATACATTGACAACTCATATGCTCTtaagaaaaattatattttataaacttttaaaagATCTTATAAACTTCAAGAAAATTTTGAGGTAGTTGTCTAGGTGGTAAGAAGAGCACCATAATAGAGTTGCAGAAATAGTGTAGCCAAAAATGTACAGATAACAAAACATCTATCCGGATAACAGCCTGACATTAGGGTCCACCGAAGAAAATGGGCTTTAATTCCCCCCGTCCTTTTCTGTTTTAGAATTTTagtttcattttcttcatttgcttcttttttttgccttttctaGCCGTtgattcttctttttttgtaaGTTTATATTTTGGCACAAATTTGTTGTGTTGTATGAATTTGCTTTTGAATAATATACgcgtttgaattttaattttattaatataattatattaattttaaaattatattttattaatttaaaaaagtaattaattcgtgtaattatattaattttatgaaGTAAActataatacaaaaaataaaatacataaataatggAGAAAATATGGATAGGTAGTTAAAATATGAGTAGTTAAAAAAGGAGGTAGTTATTGTCTTGTTGAGATGGCACACATAAGACACTACTATGGAGTAACTCTGTTGTGAatgctcttataagctctttaaaataagcttagccataCATCatcttaatcaatttcttaaaacatgCGCCGCCCCCCAAAAAAACCAACCATTTAACATCAACTTTAGATGAGCTCAAGACCTTTTCTTCACAATTAAATGGCCAAGGTGACGAGCTCAAGACCTTTTCTTCACAATTAAATGGCTGCATCACAGGGGACTTGAACCCAAGATCTTTGatcttaggcattaaccccttactgcttagccaacacacgcacacctgACTTGTGGTTTTTGATGCCAAAATTGGGAGTTGATTGTGAGTTAATCGTAAGGCTAGGCATTAACATTTaagttatttttctttctttttttttttaaaaaaaagagaaaaacatgAGTATTATGAGATATTAAATGGATGATTAAGGCCAccaaaaatttcaaattatttgacCATTTTTACAACTTGAATCACCAAAATTCAAAAAGCAaatatatttgtttatattaTATCAATAATAGTTGCAAACGCGATAATTTAGCAGGAAGAAAAAGGGAAAGAAACGGCAGTATCATCCAGtcatacaatatcatatatatacaaTGCAATTATTAgatcataaataaaataaaatttaatataacatATAATTTCATGTAATCCTTTGTGATAGGCTATCCTTATAGAGTGGCTCCCAAACGTGACAAACCTAACAACagtataaaacaaaataaaatctatagCAGCATTTGCTGAAGACTGGATCCATCAAGCCCTCAAGTACAATAAATAAACAACAATTTATATGAATGCAGCATCAAGAATCAATATATGAAAACAactaatttctttcattttttctctGGATTTCAGCTCCTTATTGCCATGCAGCGCTCTTTAGGTTATCAATTAACTAATCCTCCATTCACATTTCCGTTCACTAGGGAGCTGGTTTCGACTTTTGGAGGGCCTGAATGTCGCCTAGCCCTGCCCGGTGAAGGTGGAAAAGAGAGGCGTTTCTTTGCAAAAGCAGCAGTTTCTTCTTTATCTGTTAATCCTGATGGACTTTGAGAGTTGAACCTGGCCTTTGCGGAGCGAGTTGGTGTCATGTAACTGGGAATGGATGGAGAGCTATCCAAGCTCTCGTCGTCTCTAACTGAACCAGCTATGCTATGCCTCCTCCTATTTCTCTCTGATTGAACACTGAACACGCTTCTTGAGTCATCCTCTTGACTCATCATGCTCACCTTTGGACTCGCATTTCTTAGTTTTCGTGCAGCCAATGAAGATACAGCCTTTGGAGAGGGAATGGCAGGGGCCCGGTGGCCATAAGACGCCTTCTGACTAGCTGCTGGAGATGGATTATCCGAGTTTAGCTGATGACGGGCAAAGGACTTTGTGATTTCTCcaattttgatggataaatgaTCACCGTTGAGATCTTTCCCTGCTGTGTTTTTAGTCTCAAGAGGAGTAGCAGCCATCCATCGTTCCAACCAGCTCCAACCCCAGTGAGGATTTGTTGGGTCCATGAAcaataagttgttcaattttgctGATTTCTTCCACGTTTGCTGTTTTAAGTGACATTTTATCAAGTTAATGCATGCCGAATTTTTCTCATTCTCAAAATGAAGGTAATTAGTGATCTTATGTTTCCTTGTGTCGAATAGAGGCAGGAGATGTTTAGATTGCCATATATAAGAGGTACCTGGTGAGTGTATGAATAAGCAAGAGCTCTTTCGCGTCTCATTGCAGCTTCGTATTTGTGGAGCAGGCTCGCCTCAGTTTCCTCTTTCGTTTGTAAACTATCATCCCATTCCTCTGCCATCTGCACCATCATTGAAGAGTCTTTTAGTCAAAGAGATACTGAGACCTCAGTTAGTAGTCACATTTACGAGGATCGGGCTATCAAATATCAACATATGCTACAAAACTCGCATCAAAGTTACTTCCCTTGGATTGTTCGAACCACATCCCCTATCAGATTAATACTTTACATATCTACCGAAGATATCCACATGCAGATGCTAGGTTTCTAACAAAGACATAATTGCATCAGCGAAAGAACTCACTCTCAAGCTATCCAGCTCTTTTACACGTCTCTGCAAGAGCTGCCTCTGAACTGCCCTGCTTTCGTCCAACATTCTGGTTCTTCTTGATTGGATCTGAGATTGCAAGCGAGATAGAGTCTGCAAACATTTCAGAGTGTTTGAAGTCTGGCGTTCTGCTGCTGGGCCATCAACAAGTGACTTCAGTCTGACTAACCCTCTCAAAGCTCGCAATGCCCTCCTCGCCTGAAAATCAGGAACAGAATACCTAGCCCCGATTAAATATAATTCTACTTAAAGACTCTATCTTGAATAAGAACCTGAATAAAACACAATAGTTAGTAGTTATAGAGCTATGTAAATATGGCACTCTTCACCTTTCTACAAGTACAGTCAATGAGGCATTGATTAAAGATCCACAAGTAATAGTTATTGCCTCATCACTAAGTTCTAGATCTAATAAAAATTCTTTGACTGAATATAACCATATCACAGAATTAATTTAGCTACTTATAATATGCATCAGGTACAAACTAACAGAGGTAACCAGATTGAAGCCAGCATACAAGCATGATCATATCTAGGATTCACCGTCAGCAATTAAACACTTTCAATCTTGAAAATAGGGGCACATTATCCACAGCTCATGACCTCAAGAACATAGGTAGAAACATTCATTAATGTTGAAGTTCAAAACAATCACTATAATCAAGTTCAGTGATGAAGTAAAAAATGAGCAAATTTGCATTGCAGCATACCAGGTAACCACGGAAAGCAGTCTGAATTTTGAGTGCTGCAACTTCCTCCTGGTGTTTTCCAGCAACTTGAGTCACTGTAGGCAGTGGAACCACCTCTGGAGTAGCCTCCACAGCAGCTATCTCTACTTCAGTATCTACAGCTGCAGCAACTGCAACGGAGTGAGCATGCTTTGTCTGCTCATTCTCCAACTCCGTCGACCTCATGTTTCCCAGTTGTGGAGGTGGATGAGGATTAGAAACTTCAAAACTCTCTGGATTTGGTAAATCAGAGGCTGATGGCATTTCATTCACAAGCAATATCTTCTTTGATTTACTTGATCTctggaatcatgaatcacagaAAAAATCAGAGGCACCAACAATCCATCAATTGATCATCAAATTTTAGCAAACAATCAAACCGTAATCTCATCAATTAAACCAAATTTGGCTTCCTCCTTTACCTTGGAACGCAGGCCTAGAGCCTTCTTTACTGATGAAAACCAACTACCTTTTGCCATCCTCTTATCACTCCTCAGTGGTCCTATCCCAAGCAAAAACTACAAAACAAAGAAACCATAATCATTTTCAGGACTCAATTTGCCCCAAAATTCCTCAACATCATAATGCACAATCACAAACATCTTAAAAACAGAAACAAGACAGCATAAAGTCAACATGTGCATGATTTCATAACACCTTAAATGTGCAAATCACTACCAAATGATCAAATATTCCAAAGACACATTTCACTTAATTAGATATGCAGACAGTACAGGAACAGAAATCAAATGTAAGAATGAAGATTCCATACATTGTCATCTCCATATACAACTAACTCACTCCATTTCTACCTGCGCATTTCCACTGAGTTCAACAATTCGGAGCAACATGTGCTGAACAGACAAATGCGAAAGAATCCGAGCACACAGATATCAAGGAAAATCGTCGACAACAGTTAATTTGAACAAAGAATCTTACTTCAGTTGAGGTTGGCAATCGAATCACCGGAAATGTATAGTTTGTCAGATCTCAGATAGGTACAGTCTCGTCGTCCACTTTTGAAACACGAAATTTGAAACACACAAAAGGAAAGACGTTGAACTGTTGTGGAAGCTTTCTCGATTGAGTATGAGGAGTTGGGAAGACAGAGAGAGCAG is a window encoding:
- the LOC131000993 gene encoding uncharacterized protein LOC131000993, which translates into the protein MNRFVKPFYTATIASCRKSTQRGFSLLQKGNTQTDLGQKHLCRRNAVIQTRNFSSPYKRVLDEKSLEEDVERKMGWLLKLFFAGTATIIGYHLFPYMGENVMQQSVKLLQVKDPLFKRMGASRLARFSIDDKRRMKIVELGGAQGLVNMLAGAKDDRTRRLALKALVAISKSDGAVDAIHEAGAIPVIKATPDSSEYKEVGEYKMNLLARFEDLRYDTSS
- the LOC131000994 gene encoding protein IQ-DOMAIN 2-like, producing the protein MAKGSWFSSVKKALGLRSKRSSKSKKILLVNEMPSASDLPNPESFEVSNPHPPPQLGNMRSTELENEQTKHAHSVAVAAAVDTEVEIAAVEATPEVVPLPTVTQVAGKHQEEVAALKIQTAFRGYLARRALRALRGLVRLKSLVDGPAAERQTSNTLKCLQTLSRLQSQIQSRRTRMLDESRAVQRQLLQRRVKELDSLRMAEEWDDSLQTKEETEASLLHKYEAAMRRERALAYSYTHQQTWKKSAKLNNLLFMDPTNPHWGWSWLERWMAATPLETKNTAGKDLNGDHLSIKIGEITKSFARHQLNSDNPSPAASQKASYGHRAPAIPSPKAVSSLAARKLRNASPKVSMMSQEDDSRSVFSVQSERNRRRHSIAGSVRDDESLDSSPSIPSYMTPTRSAKARFNSQSPSGLTDKEETAAFAKKRLSFPPSPGRARRHSGPPKVETSSLVNGNVNGGLVN